A stretch of DNA from Staphylococcus equorum:
TATGGTTTAAAAAACATGAGAGAACGTGCGCTTGAAATTGGTGCAACGTTTCATATTGTTTCTTTACCAGATTCAGGTACAAGAATTGAAGTAAAGGCACCATTAAATAAGGAGGATTCACATGACGATTAAAGTTTTGTTTGTTGATGATCATGAAATGGTTCGAATTGGAATTTCTAGTTACTTATCTACACAGCCAGATATTGATATTGTAGGGGAAGGTCAGTCAGGAAAAGATGCGATTGAAAAGGCTCATCAACTAAATCCAGATTTAATCTTAATGGACTTGCTTATGGACGATATGGATGGTGTCGATGCTACCGAGCAAATTAAAAAAGACTTACCCCATATTAAAGTTGTAATGTTAACAAGTTACATTGAAGATAATGAAGTATATCGTGCTTTAGATTCTGGCGTAGACAGCTATATTTTGAAAACGACTAGTGCTAGTGATATAGCCGAGGCTATTCGTAAAACGTATAAAAATGAGTCTGTATTTGAAGCTGAAGTGCTTGTGAAGATGAGAAATAGAATGAAACAACGTGCCGAATTATATGAAATGTTAACGGAACGAGAAATGGAAATTCTATTACTTATCGCAAAAGGTTACTCAAACCAAGAAATTGCGAGTGCATCACACATAACGATTAAAACAGTAAAAACACATGTAAGTAATATATTAAGTAAATTAGAAGTACAAGATAGAACACAAGCAGTTATTTATGCATTCCAGCATAATTTAATACAGTAATGAATTCTATTTTAAGTATTTCCAAAAGGCTAAAACCGAAACGTAGATGATAGACATTTACGTTTCGGTTTTAGTCTTTTTACGTGCTTTAAGGGCTCTATACTAAACAGGACTGATATAAATTAGAAAGCAAAAATAGCTGATAGACATCATGATTTAGATACCTATCAGCTATTTAGCAAAGTTTATATTAAATTATAATTTTTTGTTGTTTGAGTCTGAAATATTATGATTGGAATCAGTAGCATGTGTGGATTCATTTTCAGCATTGATATCAGCTTCGCTACCAACGTGAGTTGTTTCGTTCTCTTCTATCTCAGCCATTGTATGTTCCTCTGGTGTTTTACCAGCGACTACTTTACGTTGGTGGATAATCGCGTTGATTTCAGCGCCGATAATAATAATAAAGCCTGTAATGTATAACCATAACATTAAAATAATGATACCAGCGATACTACCGTATGTTTTAGAATAGTTAGCAAAATTTGATATATATATACCAAATAAGAATGAGCCACCTAAAAATACAATCGTAGCGAATATTGCACCTGGTATTACAGATTTCATTTTAATTTTAACATTTGGCGCTAACGTATATAAAACCATAAACGCTATGAAAATAATGATTAATGGTAATACCACACGT
This window harbors:
- a CDS encoding response regulator transcription factor, which codes for MTIKVLFVDDHEMVRIGISSYLSTQPDIDIVGEGQSGKDAIEKAHQLNPDLILMDLLMDDMDGVDATEQIKKDLPHIKVVMLTSYIEDNEVYRALDSGVDSYILKTTSASDIAEAIRKTYKNESVFEAEVLVKMRNRMKQRAELYEMLTEREMEILLLIAKGYSNQEIASASHITIKTVKTHVSNILSKLEVQDRTQAVIYAFQHNLIQ